The DNA sequence actgAAATCTCTCGAACTTTCCTTCGTTCATATCGCGTGCAAGATATTTTCATCTCTCCCTTCGCCGTCAATTCGTCCCTCGATATAGATCATCCGCAAATCGTTGAAGAAGCCGACGTAACGGAGTTTCCTCTCTTcgtcttcttgttcttctctgtttttgaaGCCCGCGGTGGTATTATGGTGTTCTGATTCTTTGTTTGGTGGTTGTTTTTCGAGACTCTTcggcttcttttcttttttatttcggTTTTCGATGGATCGGGGAGGAGGATCCGACGGCGGATCTTCCTACTACGCTATCCTAGGGATTCGTAAGGATGCCTCCCTATCTGAAATCCGTACTGCCTATCGCAAGCTTGCTCTGGTACTGAATTCGATTCTCGATGTATTGGTTTTGAAATTCGAGTTTCTTGTTTATTCTGTTTGAGACTTTGAGTTTGGAGGagatttgttttgttttgttttgtttttttcgaTTGGAGAGTGAGTTTGTGAAATCTGAATGCCTTGTTCTTCTCGTTTTTTTGCGGTCAAGAAATGGCATCCGGATCGGTGTACGAGGAATCCTGCTGTCGCTGGAGAAGCCAAGCGGCAGTTTCAATTAGTTCAAGAAGCGTATTCAGGTGAGATCATCGGTTCATCCGCCCCTAATCCCTGTCAATTTTGTAAACGCCGTTGAATTCCCGGTCAATGTTCATAGGAAAGGGCACTAACGCGCGTTAGATTGCTCCATCTGCCTCCTCTCTCACAGTTCTCTCCGATCAGGCGAAGAGGTCCGTTTACGACGCCGGTCTCTACGATCCCacggaagaagacgatgaggTCAgtattgttcttgttttttttatttatttatttatttataattattattattattttcttgggCTCTGGTTTAGATATTTTAGCACGCTATGATTACACACACAAAAAATACGACGTCGTTTTATCAGTATTATTTTTGGTAACatctttaaactaaaaaaaataaaaaaaaatttaaaattttccttaaTAATCTTAACAATAaaccttccttttttttttcttccttccaaaaaataataataataaagtttctgtgaaattattctatttccaaaattaattGTACGTTTCAAAAACATGCattaaataagaattatatcctatcaaaattttaagattttaaattttttaaattttaaattactttataATACGTTTAAGTACTTACCTGAAACAATCGTatggaaaattataaataaaaaaattgttgctgttatttttttttaattattttttatattttctaatgaGATTATCTGTTCATGGGAcagtattattttttcttcattcaatttttttttataataaaaaatcaatacataaataataaaattttaaaaaataatgaaaatttctaTGATATTTTACGGAATTATTAATCATagtagattttgtttttctttattggaaaaaaaaaaaaaagctctcTCATTACGGCGTGTGGTGCAGGAATTTTGCGATTTCATGCAAGAGATGATATCAATGATGAACAACGTCAAACCGGAGGTAAAATCCTGACCGTTCAATTTCCAGTTAATTAATTTCTGCCATCCTTGACCGTTCATCTCCTCTGAGGTAAAATATTCCTGAATTTTAtgatgaattttgattttgtcccatttttgttttaaaattttgaaattgaattttatgatgaattttgattttgtcccatttttgttttaaaattttgaaattgaattaaataaacgTAATATTggtattatttatatattaaaattgaagatatttttaggttaatcttatttatttaaatggaaTTACCTAGTGATAAAGGAATAAAGATAAATTCTCCCAagcaaattgaaaaatatatacatttttagataattgtaacattttaaaacaaattttaaagtttataataaaaataatctttttttatttttgggttttgggttttgCTAGGGTGACAGCTTCGAGGACCTACAGAAGATGTTTATGGAAATGGTTGGTTCAGATAGCATCGGAGGGTTCACCGTGAACGACAATCCAACGGCCACGAAGCGGCCACGTGCAAACGGCTCCAGATCTAGCGAGGCCAAAAGAAGCACCATGCGGCACTAAACCAAACGCCCCGTCACCGTAAGATCTTTACCATTTTCTctgtaattttcaaaaatgaCGAAAATCTCCCTAGTTGACGTGGAAATATGCGATTGGAGGTGGTGGCCATTGCCTATTTATCCCAGTTTAGGTTCCGAAGGGTGACCtgatagttatttttttttcaagtaatgTAGTGGAAGCTGGAGGGGTTTTTAGGTCTTTTCGTTGTTGGAGAATATTTggcttattttttttctctttatagTATTAGAATTATATGATTACCTTGCTttttgatataaaaatataaattttcgATTAATAGTTTAGgtaatatgatattaaaaaaagtaactttatattataaaatta is a window from the Cucurbita pepo subsp. pepo cultivar mu-cu-16 chromosome LG07, ASM280686v2, whole genome shotgun sequence genome containing:
- the LOC111798035 gene encoding uncharacterized protein LOC111798035, with protein sequence MDRGGGSDGGSSYYAILGIRKDASLSEIRTAYRKLALKWHPDRCTRNPAVAGEAKRQFQLVQEAYSVLSDQAKRSVYDAGLYDPTEEDDEEFCDFMQEMISMMNNVKPEGDSFEDLQKMFMEMVGSDSIGGFTVNDNPTATKRPRANGSRSSEAKRSTMRH